Proteins encoded in a region of the Vicia villosa cultivar HV-30 ecotype Madison, WI linkage group LG5, Vvil1.0, whole genome shotgun sequence genome:
- the LOC131603219 gene encoding protein SCO1 homolog 2, mitochondrial-like has product MTVSRFLHFSSKHRSTREALALLLPRRVPSNKTQSVRYSNSTKRDKPRHDLHPVFPSQSEGSRSSSSWGAKTVAAVALGFAGIAAFFHYNDERRVVPKGDQRDSCSRNIVSGPIIGGPFTLVNKEKQTVTERNFLGNWILLYFGYTSSPDIGPEQVHLMAKAIDTLESKQNLKILPVFVTIDPQRDTPSQLRAYLEEFSSRIVGLTGTVAAIRKMAQEYRVYFKKVEEDGTDYLVDSSHNMYLLNPDMEVVRCFGVEYNAEQLSEAIWKELNKTPL; this is encoded by the exons ATGACTGTTTCAAGATTTTTACACTTTTCTTCCAAACACCGTTCCACCCGTGAAGCTCTCGCTCTTCTTCTTCCCAG gCGTGTTCCCTCCAACAAAACTCAATCTGTTAGATATTCAAATTCTACAAAACGTGATAAACCAAGACATGATCTTCATCCTGTATTTCCTTCACAATCTGAGGGTTCTCGCTCCTCCTCCTCCTGGGGAGCTAAAACTGTT GCAGCTGTTGCTCTAGGGTTTGCCGGGATCGCGGCTTTTTTTCATTATAACGATGAGAGGAGAGTTGTTCCAAAAG GCGATCAGCGGGATAGCTGCAGTAGAAATATAGTCAGTGGACCTATAATTGGTGGTCCTTTTACTCTGGTTAATAAAGAAAAACAGACGGTTACAGAACGCAATTTTCTTGGTAATTGGATCCTCCTGTACTTTGGCTATACCTCATCTCCTGATATTGGGCCAGAACAAGTTCACCTTATGGCAAAGGCAATTGATACCTTAG AATCAAAACAGAATCTTAAAATTCTGCCAGTATTTGTTACCATTGATCCTCAACGTGATACTCCCTCACAACTCCGTGCATACCTTGAAG AGTTTAGCTCAAGAATCGTAGGATTAACTGGAACAGTTGCAGCTATTAGGAAGATGGCACAAGAGTATCGTGTGTATTTTAAAAAGGTAGAAGAGGATGGAACTGATTATCTTGTTGACAGTTCCCATAACAT GTATTTGTTGAACCCTGACATGGAAGTTGTGAGATGCTTCGGAGTCGAGTATAACGCTGAGCAGTTGTCAGAAGCTATATGGAAAGAGCTGAACAAAACACCCTTGTGA
- the LOC131603217 gene encoding disease resistance protein RPV1-like, giving the protein MSHPKYDVFLSFRGEDTRDNFTSHLHAELCRQRIETFIDNRLVRGEEISPALCKAIEESAIYVVILSKHYASSTWCLDELTKILECKEKYEREVIPVFYRVDPSNVRHQKKSYADDFVKHLPLGDKVDAWKAALTQVAKLSGWDSQKIRPDSTLVEEIVKDILKKLSRCGLYNHEGKIGIDKHIEQIQNLLHLESSAVHIIGIWGMGGIGKTEIAGAIYEKLATHFNSRGIVKNVQLEIEKYGVDNVKSKYLSHLLDKQDITSSRFKRTKVLLVFDDVKDSDQFIDLIGTCSNFVHGSRIIVTSRDKQVLKNANVDEMYHVIEMDEKDSLQLFCLNAFKQKEPIETYASLTKKVLNYAKGVPLALKVLGLFLQGRAKEAWESELQKLEKNPEPKIFNVLKLSYDGLDDEQKDIFLDIACFCRGETEKCVVQTLDCYGFSTRIGMDVLQDRCLISILEGRVWMHDRIQEMGHEVVRQQSVNNPEKRSRLHKPEDIYNVLKKNKGQGTDAIQSIALDLSKINEVQLHAKTFKKMHNLRMIKFYNSYWFESYSNVTFHTFLNSFPDNLKFLGWVGFPQRSLPQDFCPNNLVALDMHSSDLEQLWERDQTLPNLKRLNLSCSQKMIGVPDLSLFPNIEEIILSGCVSLKKVYSSSFLHKLNRLCVDGCTSLKSLSIRSNILSRSTGLVALHGCRKIETILITGTTDVVQSYNCFNSYESNFEGGDWIGDMDIDSDMFSSISELCLLDLSECESLTSLPAELINLKFLTRLCLSDCLKLEELPEIEEIMENLKVLSLEKTAIKELPSSLHRLVGLEELSLRGCKKLKTIPSSIGSLSKLLKLDITYCKSLETFPSSIFKLKLTELDFSGCSMLRIFPEIPSDIGRMSFLTKISLQGSRIVNLPESMVHLSSLKSLNLSDCKSLECIPKLPQNLIQLLAFDCTSIKKVVRNSLLALMSDSNDKMDGSYEFLLTNSEELDAFSWNYIVNKACIKITDNAYLSAVFCFPGSRVPDWFLHRCHGHSITVKNNDEYVCSENRLIGFALCVVLGGEDMDDSRRGSSITYKLSFISDGKPFVFHDDMNWMLGDRFIIRDHTFLWKYELDRATICNKLIHAQSFTFEILGDDYVRPSDYQLNVIVKECAICPLYIRKNQM; this is encoded by the exons ATGTCTCATCCAAAGTACGATGTGTTCCTCAGCTTTAGAGGAGAGGACACTCGTGACAACTTCACCAGTCATCTTCATGCAGAATTGTGTAGGCAAAGGATTGAAACATTCATTGATAATAGACTTGTCAGGGGCGAAGAAATTTCTCCAGCACTGTGCAAAGCAATAGAAGAATCAGCTATTTATGTGGTTATTTTGTCAAAACACTATGCTTCTTCTACGTGGTGCTTAGATGAACTCACAAAGATACTCGAATGTAAGGAGAAATATGAAAGGGAAGTGATACCAGTCTTCTATAGGGTGGATCCGTCAAATGTTAGGCATCAGAAAAAGAGTTATGCTGACGATTTTGTTAAACATCTGCCATTAGGCGACAAAGTGGACGCATGGAAGGCTGCTCTAACCCAAGTAGCTAAACTCTCTGGCTGGGATTCACAGAAAATCAG GCCAGATAGCACACTTGTTGAAGAGATTGTgaaagatattctgaaaaagttGAGTCGTTGTGGCTTATATAATCATGAAGGAAAGATTGGAATTGACAAGCATATTGAACAAATCCAAAACTTGTTGCACCTCGAGTCATCGGCTGTccatattataggaatatggggTATGGGAGGGATAGGAAAAACTGAAATTGCCGGTGCAATTTATGAAAAACTCGCAACTCATTTTAATTCTAGAGGCATAGTAAAAAACGTTCAACTGGAAATAGAAAAATATGGAGTAGACAATGTTAAAAGCAAATACTTATCACACCTTCTAGATAAACAAGACATTACTTCCTCTAGATTCAAACGGACAAAGGTTCTTCTTGTTTTTGATGATGTCAAAGATTCTGATCAATTTATTGATTTAATTGGGACATGTAGTAATTTTGTCCACGGGAGTAGAATTATTGTGACTAGTAGAGACAAACAAGTACTTAAGAATGCCAATGTTGATGAAATGTATCACGTAATTGAGATGGACGAGAAAGATTCTCTACAACTCTTCTGTTTAAATGCCTTTAAACAAAAAGAACCAATAGAAACTTATGCGAGTTTAACAAAAAAGGTATTAAATTATGCTAAAGGAGTTCCATTAGCTCTTAAAGTTTTGGGCTTATTTCTTCAAGGTAGAGCAAAGGAAGCGTGGGAAAGTGAGTTGCAAAAGCTTGAAAAGAATCCCGAGCCTAAAATTTTCAATGTGTTGAAATTGAGTTATGATGGACTTGATGACGAACAAAAAGATATATTTCTTGATATAGCTTGTTTCTGTAGAGGAGAAACCGAGAAATGCGTGGTTCAAACACTGGATTGTTATGGTTTTTCTACTCGTATTGGAATGGATGTTCTTCAAGATAGGTGTCTTATATCTATTTTAGAAGGTAGAGTTTGGATGCATGATCGAATACAAGAAATGGGACATGAAGTTGTTCGACAGCAAAGTGTCAATAATCCGGAAAAACGTAGTCGATTGCACAAACCTGAAGATatatataatgttttaaaaaagaaCAAG GGACAGGGAACAGATGCAATCCAGAGCATAGCATTGGACTTAAGCAAAATAAACGAAGTTCAGTTACATGCCAAAACTTTTAAGAAAATGCATAATCTCAGAATGATTAAGTTCTATAATTCTTATTGGTTTGAAAGTTACTCAAATGTGACATTTCATACATTTCTTAATAGTTTTCCGGATAATCTAAAATTTCTTGGTTGGGTTGGTTTCCCTCAAAGATCTTTGCCGCAAGATTTTTGCCCAAATAATCTTGTTGCACTTGATATGCATTCAAGCGATCTTGAACAACTATGGGAGAGAGATCAG ACTTTACCAAATTTGAAGAGACTTAACCTTAGCTGTTCTCAGAAGATGATTGGAGTACCTGACCTGTCTTTGTTTCCTAATATTGAAGAAATAATTCTTAGTGGTTGTGTAAGTTTGAAAAAAGTGTACTCCTCTAGCTTCCTCCACAAACTTAACCGGTTATGTGTAGATGGCTGTACATCACTCAAGAGTTTAAGTATTCGTAGCAATATTCTATCAAGATCAACCGGATTAGTTGCTCTGCATGGTTGTCGCAAAATTGAAACAATTCTAATCACCGGAACAACTGACGTGGTTCAATCATACAATTGCTTTAATTCCTATGAGTCAAATTTTGAGGGAGGCGACTGGATTGGGGATATGGATATAGATTCAGATATGTTTTCAAGTATCAGTGAGCTTTGTTTGTTAGATCTTTCGGAATGTGAGTCCCTAACAAGCCTACCAGCTGAACTTATAAATTTGAAGTTTCTAACAAGACTTTGTCTCAGTGATTGTTTAAAGTTGGAAGAGTTACCTGAGATCGAGGAGATTATGGAAAATCTAAAAGTGCTCAGCTTAGAAAAAACAGCAATAAAGGAACTCCCTTCATCGCTACACCGTTTGGTTGGGCTTGAAGAATTGAGTTTGCGAGGTTGCAAAAAGCTTAAGACTATTCCATCTTCCATTGGAAGTCTCAGCAAACTTCTCAAATTAGACATTACCTACTGTAAATCACTTGAAACTTTTCCAAGCAGCATTTTCAAATTGAAGTTGACAGAACTTGATTTTTCGGGTTGCTCAATGCTTAGGATTTTTCCAGAAATCCCAAGTGACATTGGTCGTATGTCATTCTTGACTAAAATTTCACTTCAAGGAAGCAGAATTGTGAATCTTCCTGAGAGTATGGTTCATCTCTCAAGTTTGAAATCACTTAATTTAAGTGATTGCAAAAGCCTTGAATGTATTCCAAAGCTTCCACAGAATCTAATTCAGTTGTTGGCATTTGATTGCACATCCATTAAGAAAGTGGTGCGAAATTCATTGTTGGCACTCATGTCTGATTCCAATGACAAAATGGATGGTTCCTACGAATTTCTTCTCACCAACAGTGAAGAGTTAGATGCATTTTCTTGGAATTATATAGTAAACAAAGCATGTATTAAGATCACTGATAATGCATATCTGTCAGCGGTCTTTTGTTTTCCGGGGAGTAGAGTTCCAGATTGGTTCCTTCACCGTTGCCACGGGCATTCAATAACTGTGAAAAATAATGATGAATATGTGTGCAGTGAAAACAGGCTCATTGGTTTTGCTCTGTGTGTTGTTTTAGGAGGTGAAGATATGGATGACTCAAGAAGAGGTAGTAGCATTACATACAAATTAAGCTTTATATCAGATGGTAAGCCATTCGTTTTTCATGACGATATGAATTGGATGCTGGGAGATAGATTTATCATCCGAGATCACACATTCCTATGGAAATATGAATTAGACCGAGCAACCATTTGCAACAAGCTCATTCATGCCCAAAGTTTCACTTTTGAGATCCTAGGTGATGATTATGTTAGGCCCTCAGATTATCAATTAAACGTAATTGTGAAAGAGTGTGCAATATGTCCTCTGTATATTCGAAAGAACCAAATGTGA